The proteins below are encoded in one region of Coffea arabica cultivar ET-39 chromosome 4c, Coffea Arabica ET-39 HiFi, whole genome shotgun sequence:
- the LOC140005085 gene encoding DEAD-box ATP-dependent RNA helicase 20-like isoform X1 — translation MSRYDSRYADPGSYRDRRSDSGFGGSSNYRSTTTTTSRRHNDVADSPRKSELDGLTPFEKNFYVEAPSVAAMSEGEVEEYRRRREITVEGRDVPYPVKSFQDVGFPDYVMQEIERAGFSEPTPIQAQGWPMALRGRDLIGIAETGSGKTLAYLLPAIVHVNAQPFLAPGDGPIVLVLAPTRELAVQIQQEATKFGASSRIKNTCIYGGVPKGPQVRDLQKGVEIVIATPGRLIDMLESHHTNLRRVTYLVLDEADRMLDMGFEPQIRKIVSQIRPDRQTLYWSATWPKEVEQLARQFLFNAYKVIIGSADLKANHAIRQNVDIVSESQKYNKLVKLLEDIMDGSRILIFMDTKKGCDQITRQLRMDGWPALSIHGDKSQAERDWVLSEFKAGKNPIMTATDVAARGLDVKDVKYVINYDFPGSLEDYVHRIGRTGRAGAKGTAYTFFTVANARFAKDLINILQEAGQKVSPELASMGRGAPPPPAAHGSFRDRGRGGRPWS, via the exons ATGAGCCGCTACGATAGCCGCTACGCCGACCCCGGCTCATACCGAGACCGCCGGag TGATTCAGGTTTCGGAGGGAGCTCGAACTACCGGTCGACGACGACCACAACGAGTAGGAGACACAATGATGTTGCGGATTCGCCGCGAAAATCGGAGTTGGACGGGTTGACTCCGTTCGAGAAGAATTTCTACGTGGAGGCGCCATCTGTCGCCGCAATGTCGGAGGGTGAGGTGGAGGAGTACAGAAGGCGGCGGGAAATAACTGTTGAAGGCCGGGATGTCCCCTACCCGGTTAAGAGTTTCCAAGACGTAGGTTTTCCAG ATTATGTCATGCAAGAGATTGAAAGAGCTGGCTTTTCTGAACCTACACCTATTCAAGCTCAGGGATGGCCTATGGCTTTGAGGGGCCGTGATCTCATAGGTATTGCAGAAACTGGATCAGGGAAGACATTAGCGTATCTATTGCCTGCAATTGTGCATGTTAATGCTCAGCCGTTTTTAG CACCTGGAGATGGTCCAATTGTTTTAGTTTTAGCTCCAACTCGTGAACTTGCTGTTCAGATTCAACAAGAAGCTACTAAATTTGGTGCTTCATCAAGGATTAAGAATACCTGCATTTATGGTGGGGTTCCTAAGGGACCTCAAGTTCGTGATCTTCAGAAAG GTGTTGAAATTGTTATTGCTACACCTGGACGGTTGATTGATATGCTGGAATCTCATCATACAAACCTGCGAAGGGTTACATATCTTGTGTTGGATGAGGCAGATCGGATGCTAGATATGGGCTTTGAACCTCAGATTCGAAAAATTGTTTCTCAG ATTCGTCCAGACCGTCAGACTCTTTACTGGAGTGCTACATGGCCCAAGGAAGTTGAGCAACTTGCAAGGCAATTTCTTTTCAATGCATACAAA GTGATCATAGGTTCAGCAGATTTGAAGGCTAACCATGCAATTCGTCAGAATGTGGACATCGTCTCTGAGAGTCAGAAATACAATAA ATTAGTGAAGTTGCTAGAGGACATTATGGATGGTAGCCGAATATTGATATTCATGGACACTAAAAAGGGGTGTGATCAAATCACTCGACAACTTAGAATGGATGGTTGGCCTGCACTATCTATTCATGGAGATAAGAGTCAAGCAGAAAGAGATTGGGTTCTCTCTGAATTCAAAGCTGGCAAGAATCCGATAATGACGGCAACTGATGTTGCTGCTCGAGGTCTAG ACGTGAAGGATGTCAAGTATGTTATCAATTATGACTTTCCTGGATCTCTCGAAGATTATGTCCACCGCATTGGACGAACTGGAAGGGCTGGTGCCAAAGGGACGGCATATACATTCTTCACAGTTGCCAATGCGAGATTTGCAAAGGACCTCATCAACATCCTTCAGGAGGCTGGACAGAAAGTTAGTCCTGAGCTGGCATCTATGGGACGTGGTGCACCTCCTCCTCCAG CAGCCCATGGGAGTTTTCGAGATCGGGGGAGGGGAGGTCGGCCTTGGAGCTGA
- the LOC140005085 gene encoding DEAD-box ATP-dependent RNA helicase 20-like isoform X2, with the protein MSRYDSRYADPGSYRDRRSDSGFGGSSNYRSTTTTTSRRHNDVADSPRKSELDGLTPFEKNFYVEAPSVAAMSEGEVEEYRRRREITVEGRDVPYPVKSFQDVGFPDYVMQEIERAGFSEPTPIQAQGWPMALRGRDLIGIAETGSGKTLAYLLPAIVHVNAQPFLAPGDGPIVLVLAPTRELAVQIQQEATKFGASSRIKNTCIYGGVPKGPQVRDLQKGVEIVIATPGRLIDMLESHHTNLRRVTYLVLDEADRMLDMGFEPQIRKIVSQIRPDRQTLYWSATWPKEVEQLARQFLFNAYKVIIGSADLKANHAIRQNVDIVSESQKYNKLVKLLEDIMDGSRILIFMDTKKGCDQITRQLRMDGWPALSIHGDKSQAERDWVLSEFKAGKNPIMTATDVAARGLDVKDVKYVINYDFPGSLEDYVHRIGRTGRAGAKGTAYTFFTVANARFAKDLINILQEAGQKVSPELASMGRGAPPPPAHGSFRDRGRGGRPWS; encoded by the exons ATGAGCCGCTACGATAGCCGCTACGCCGACCCCGGCTCATACCGAGACCGCCGGag TGATTCAGGTTTCGGAGGGAGCTCGAACTACCGGTCGACGACGACCACAACGAGTAGGAGACACAATGATGTTGCGGATTCGCCGCGAAAATCGGAGTTGGACGGGTTGACTCCGTTCGAGAAGAATTTCTACGTGGAGGCGCCATCTGTCGCCGCAATGTCGGAGGGTGAGGTGGAGGAGTACAGAAGGCGGCGGGAAATAACTGTTGAAGGCCGGGATGTCCCCTACCCGGTTAAGAGTTTCCAAGACGTAGGTTTTCCAG ATTATGTCATGCAAGAGATTGAAAGAGCTGGCTTTTCTGAACCTACACCTATTCAAGCTCAGGGATGGCCTATGGCTTTGAGGGGCCGTGATCTCATAGGTATTGCAGAAACTGGATCAGGGAAGACATTAGCGTATCTATTGCCTGCAATTGTGCATGTTAATGCTCAGCCGTTTTTAG CACCTGGAGATGGTCCAATTGTTTTAGTTTTAGCTCCAACTCGTGAACTTGCTGTTCAGATTCAACAAGAAGCTACTAAATTTGGTGCTTCATCAAGGATTAAGAATACCTGCATTTATGGTGGGGTTCCTAAGGGACCTCAAGTTCGTGATCTTCAGAAAG GTGTTGAAATTGTTATTGCTACACCTGGACGGTTGATTGATATGCTGGAATCTCATCATACAAACCTGCGAAGGGTTACATATCTTGTGTTGGATGAGGCAGATCGGATGCTAGATATGGGCTTTGAACCTCAGATTCGAAAAATTGTTTCTCAG ATTCGTCCAGACCGTCAGACTCTTTACTGGAGTGCTACATGGCCCAAGGAAGTTGAGCAACTTGCAAGGCAATTTCTTTTCAATGCATACAAA GTGATCATAGGTTCAGCAGATTTGAAGGCTAACCATGCAATTCGTCAGAATGTGGACATCGTCTCTGAGAGTCAGAAATACAATAA ATTAGTGAAGTTGCTAGAGGACATTATGGATGGTAGCCGAATATTGATATTCATGGACACTAAAAAGGGGTGTGATCAAATCACTCGACAACTTAGAATGGATGGTTGGCCTGCACTATCTATTCATGGAGATAAGAGTCAAGCAGAAAGAGATTGGGTTCTCTCTGAATTCAAAGCTGGCAAGAATCCGATAATGACGGCAACTGATGTTGCTGCTCGAGGTCTAG ACGTGAAGGATGTCAAGTATGTTATCAATTATGACTTTCCTGGATCTCTCGAAGATTATGTCCACCGCATTGGACGAACTGGAAGGGCTGGTGCCAAAGGGACGGCATATACATTCTTCACAGTTGCCAATGCGAGATTTGCAAAGGACCTCATCAACATCCTTCAGGAGGCTGGACAGAAAGTTAGTCCTGAGCTGGCATCTATGGGACGTGGTGCACCTCCTCCTCCAG CCCATGGGAGTTTTCGAGATCGGGGGAGGGGAGGTCGGCCTTGGAGCTGA
- the LOC113741973 gene encoding uncharacterized protein, which translates to MGGEGPKLYTNKPKKAQSKQHKHQQHQPSSSMASSTPPGSAAADPPLSKESFIRRNKFIWPLLLAVNFTVGAYLFMRTKKKDGVEEAEVPNVAPASVATTATTTTVTEKPLATSPVIEPPKPREPIPENEQLELYKWMLEEKRKSKPKDPEEKKRIDEEKALLKQFIRAKSIPSL; encoded by the exons ATGGGAGGCGAAGGTCCCAAGCTATATACCAATAAACCCAAGAAAG CGCAATCGAAGCAACACAAGCACCAGCAGCATCAACCATCCTCATCCATGGCGTCGTCAACCCCACCTGGGTCTGCAGCAGCAGATCCTCCGCTGTCCAAGGAATCATTCATTAGGCGCAACAAGTTCATTTGGCCTCTTCTCCTGGCCGTCAATTTCACTGTTGGAG CTTATCTTTTCATGAGGacgaaaaagaaagatggggtTGAAGAGGCTGAAGTGCCTAATGTTGCTCCAGCCTCTGTTGCAACCACTGCTACAACTACTACAGTTACTGAGAAGCCATTGGCCACTTCACCCGTCATAGAACCTCCAAAGCCACGAGAACCAATTCCTGAGAATGAGCAGCTGGAGTTGTACAAGTGGATgttagaagagaaaagaaaatcgaAGCCAAAAGATCCTGAAGAGAAAAAGCGCATTGATGAGGAGAAAGCCCTTCTCAAGCAGTTTATTCGAGCCAAATCCATCCCTAGCTTGTAA
- the LOC140005086 gene encoding 3-epi-6-deoxocathasterone 23-monooxygenase CYP90D1-like isoform X1, which translates to MDNCTGNLLATAILLSAIIFYRKLKLLSSYTTPRLPLGTLGWPFLGETLDFISCAYSDRPETFMDKRRLIYGKVFKSHIFGNPTIVSTDAEVSRSILQSDEKTFVPSYPRSLTELMGKSSVLLISGNLQRRIHGLIGAFCKSSHLKAQITCDMQKYVQESMKSWSEDHPVYIQDQAKNIAFQVLVKALISLDPGQDMEFLKKQFQEFIAGLMSLPINVPGSRLYRSLQARKKMVNLIHRIIQDKRSSLDSSFPKDIAEILLSDGSQQLTDDVISDNIIDLMIPGEDSVPVLMTLAIKYLSDCPTALQQLTDENLRLKRIKENLEEPLLCWRDYLSLPFTQNVITETLRMGNIIIGVMRKATKDVEIKGHFIPKGWCVFTYFRSIHLDEDAYDSPYQFNPWRWQERDTSGSSFTPFGGGQRLCPGLDLARLEASIFLHHFVTQFSDRWAAEEDCIINFPTVRMKRRMPVWVKRRRDDSCSKPKH; encoded by the exons ATGGACAATTGTACGGGCAATTTGTTGGCCACAGCAATCCTCCTGTCCGCCATTATTTTCTACAGGAAACTCAAACTCCTGTCAAGCTACACCACTCCTCGACTCCCTTTAGGCACTCTTGGATGGCCTTTTCTCGGAGAAACCCTCGACTTCATCTCTTGCGCTTACTCTGACCGCCCTGAGACCTTCATGGACAAGCGTCGTCTCAT ATATGGGAAGGTGTTCAAGTCGCATATATTTGGAAATCCTACGATTGTTTCCACGGATGCAGAAGTTAGCAGGAGTATTCTGCAAAGCGATGAGAAAACTTTTGTACCCTCTTATCCAAGATCTCTGACTGAGCTGATGGGGAAGTCCTCTGTGTTACTCATCAGTGGAAACTTGCAGAGGAGAATACATGGGCTGATTGGAGCTTTTTGCAAGTCGTCGCATCTGAAAGCGCAGATTACCTGTGACATGCAGAAATATGTTCAAGAATCTATGAAGAGCTGGAGTGAAGATCATCCCGTGTACATTCAAGACCAAGCCAAAAAT ATTGCCTTCCAAGTTTTAGTCAAGGCGTTGATTAGTTTGGATCCAGGTCAAGAcatggaatttctcaaaaaacAATTTCAAGAATTCATAGCGGGCCTCATGTCTTTGCCGATAAATGTGCCCGGAAGTAGACTTTACCGATCACTACAG GCAAGAAAGAAGATGGTCAACTTAATACACAGAATAATCCAGGATAAAAGAAGTAGCCTCGACAGTTCATTCCCAAAGGACATAGCGGAAATTTTGCTGAGTGATGGAAGCCAACAGCTAACGGATGATGTAATATCAGACAATATCATAGACTTGATGATACCAGGAGAGGATTCAGTGCCAGTACTCATGACTTTGGCTATAAAGTACCTTTCAGATTGCCCCACTGCCCTCCAACAATTGACG GACGAAAACCTGAGACTCAAAAGAATCAAAGAAAATCTTGAAGAACCATTATTGTGTTGGAGAGACTATTTATCTCTACCATTTACACAAAAT GTGATCACAGAAACACTGCGAATGGGAAACATAATCATAGGAGTAATGAGGAAAGCCACCAAGGACGTTGAGATTAAAGGACATTTCATACCAAAAGGATGGTGTGTATTTACGTATTTTAGATCCATACATCTGGATGAAGATGCATATGATTCTCCCTATCAGTTCAACCCCTGGCGCTGGCAA GAGCGGGACACGAGCGGCAGCAGCTTCACTCCCTTTGGGGGTGGACAAAGGCTGTGCCCGGGCCTTGACCTGGCCAGGCTTGAAGCTTCTATCTTCCTTCACCATTTTGTTACCCAATTTAG TGACAGGTGGGCGGCGGAGGAAGACTGCATTATCAATTTCCCTACGGTGAGAATGAAGAGGAGGATGCCGGTGTGGGTCAAAAGGAGGAGAGACGACTCTTGTTCAAAACCAAAACACTAG
- the LOC140005086 gene encoding 3-epi-6-deoxocathasterone 23-monooxygenase CYP90D1-like isoform X2 — protein MDNCTGNLLATAILLSAIIFYRKLKLLSSYTTPRLPLGTLGWPFLGETLDFISCAYSDRPETFMDKRRLIYGKVFKSHIFGNPTIVSTDAEVSRSILQSDEKTFVPSYPRSLTELMGKSSVLLISGNLQRRIHGLIGAFCKSSHLKAQITCDMQKYVQESMKSWSEDHPVYIQDQAKNIAFQVLVKALISLDPGQDMEFLKKQFQEFIAGLMSLPINVPGSRLYRSLQARKKMVNLIHRIIQDKRSSLDSSFPKDIAEILLSDGSQQLTDDVISDNIIDLMIPGEDSVPVLMTLAIKYLSDCPTALQQLTDENLRLKRIKENLEEPLLCWRDYLSLPFTQNVITETLRMGNIIIGVMRKATKDVEIKGHFIPKGWCVFTYFRSIHLDEDAYDSPYQFNPWRWQERDTSGSSFTPFGGGQRLCPGLDLARLEASIFLHHFVTQFRWAAEEDCIINFPTVRMKRRMPVWVKRRRDDSCSKPKH, from the exons ATGGACAATTGTACGGGCAATTTGTTGGCCACAGCAATCCTCCTGTCCGCCATTATTTTCTACAGGAAACTCAAACTCCTGTCAAGCTACACCACTCCTCGACTCCCTTTAGGCACTCTTGGATGGCCTTTTCTCGGAGAAACCCTCGACTTCATCTCTTGCGCTTACTCTGACCGCCCTGAGACCTTCATGGACAAGCGTCGTCTCAT ATATGGGAAGGTGTTCAAGTCGCATATATTTGGAAATCCTACGATTGTTTCCACGGATGCAGAAGTTAGCAGGAGTATTCTGCAAAGCGATGAGAAAACTTTTGTACCCTCTTATCCAAGATCTCTGACTGAGCTGATGGGGAAGTCCTCTGTGTTACTCATCAGTGGAAACTTGCAGAGGAGAATACATGGGCTGATTGGAGCTTTTTGCAAGTCGTCGCATCTGAAAGCGCAGATTACCTGTGACATGCAGAAATATGTTCAAGAATCTATGAAGAGCTGGAGTGAAGATCATCCCGTGTACATTCAAGACCAAGCCAAAAAT ATTGCCTTCCAAGTTTTAGTCAAGGCGTTGATTAGTTTGGATCCAGGTCAAGAcatggaatttctcaaaaaacAATTTCAAGAATTCATAGCGGGCCTCATGTCTTTGCCGATAAATGTGCCCGGAAGTAGACTTTACCGATCACTACAG GCAAGAAAGAAGATGGTCAACTTAATACACAGAATAATCCAGGATAAAAGAAGTAGCCTCGACAGTTCATTCCCAAAGGACATAGCGGAAATTTTGCTGAGTGATGGAAGCCAACAGCTAACGGATGATGTAATATCAGACAATATCATAGACTTGATGATACCAGGAGAGGATTCAGTGCCAGTACTCATGACTTTGGCTATAAAGTACCTTTCAGATTGCCCCACTGCCCTCCAACAATTGACG GACGAAAACCTGAGACTCAAAAGAATCAAAGAAAATCTTGAAGAACCATTATTGTGTTGGAGAGACTATTTATCTCTACCATTTACACAAAAT GTGATCACAGAAACACTGCGAATGGGAAACATAATCATAGGAGTAATGAGGAAAGCCACCAAGGACGTTGAGATTAAAGGACATTTCATACCAAAAGGATGGTGTGTATTTACGTATTTTAGATCCATACATCTGGATGAAGATGCATATGATTCTCCCTATCAGTTCAACCCCTGGCGCTGGCAA GAGCGGGACACGAGCGGCAGCAGCTTCACTCCCTTTGGGGGTGGACAAAGGCTGTGCCCGGGCCTTGACCTGGCCAGGCTTGAAGCTTCTATCTTCCTTCACCATTTTGTTACCCAATTTAG GTGGGCGGCGGAGGAAGACTGCATTATCAATTTCCCTACGGTGAGAATGAAGAGGAGGATGCCGGTGTGGGTCAAAAGGAGGAGAGACGACTCTTGTTCAAAACCAAAACACTAG
- the LOC140005086 gene encoding 3-epi-6-deoxocathasterone 23-monooxygenase CYP90D1-like isoform X3: MDNCTGNLLATAILLSAIIFYRKLKLLSSYTTPRLPLGTLGWPFLGETLDFISCAYSDRPETFMDKRRLIYGKVFKSHIFGNPTIVSTDAEVSRSILQSDEKTFVPSYPRSLTELMGKSSVLLISGNLQRRIHGLIGAFCKSSHLKAQITCDMQKYVQESMKSWSEDHPVYIQDQAKNIAFQVLVKALISLDPGQDMEFLKKQFQEFIAGLMSLPINVPGSRLYRSLQARKKMVNLIHRIIQDKRSSLDSSFPKDIAEILLSDGSQQLTDDVISDNIIDLMIPGEDSVPVLMTLAIKYLSDCPTALQQLTDENLRLKRIKENLEEPLLCWRDYLSLPFTQNVITETLRMGNIIIGVMRKATKDVEIKGHFIPKGWCVFTYFRSIHLDEDAYDSPYQFNPWRWQ, from the exons ATGGACAATTGTACGGGCAATTTGTTGGCCACAGCAATCCTCCTGTCCGCCATTATTTTCTACAGGAAACTCAAACTCCTGTCAAGCTACACCACTCCTCGACTCCCTTTAGGCACTCTTGGATGGCCTTTTCTCGGAGAAACCCTCGACTTCATCTCTTGCGCTTACTCTGACCGCCCTGAGACCTTCATGGACAAGCGTCGTCTCAT ATATGGGAAGGTGTTCAAGTCGCATATATTTGGAAATCCTACGATTGTTTCCACGGATGCAGAAGTTAGCAGGAGTATTCTGCAAAGCGATGAGAAAACTTTTGTACCCTCTTATCCAAGATCTCTGACTGAGCTGATGGGGAAGTCCTCTGTGTTACTCATCAGTGGAAACTTGCAGAGGAGAATACATGGGCTGATTGGAGCTTTTTGCAAGTCGTCGCATCTGAAAGCGCAGATTACCTGTGACATGCAGAAATATGTTCAAGAATCTATGAAGAGCTGGAGTGAAGATCATCCCGTGTACATTCAAGACCAAGCCAAAAAT ATTGCCTTCCAAGTTTTAGTCAAGGCGTTGATTAGTTTGGATCCAGGTCAAGAcatggaatttctcaaaaaacAATTTCAAGAATTCATAGCGGGCCTCATGTCTTTGCCGATAAATGTGCCCGGAAGTAGACTTTACCGATCACTACAG GCAAGAAAGAAGATGGTCAACTTAATACACAGAATAATCCAGGATAAAAGAAGTAGCCTCGACAGTTCATTCCCAAAGGACATAGCGGAAATTTTGCTGAGTGATGGAAGCCAACAGCTAACGGATGATGTAATATCAGACAATATCATAGACTTGATGATACCAGGAGAGGATTCAGTGCCAGTACTCATGACTTTGGCTATAAAGTACCTTTCAGATTGCCCCACTGCCCTCCAACAATTGACG GACGAAAACCTGAGACTCAAAAGAATCAAAGAAAATCTTGAAGAACCATTATTGTGTTGGAGAGACTATTTATCTCTACCATTTACACAAAAT GTGATCACAGAAACACTGCGAATGGGAAACATAATCATAGGAGTAATGAGGAAAGCCACCAAGGACGTTGAGATTAAAGGACATTTCATACCAAAAGGATGGTGTGTATTTACGTATTTTAGATCCATACATCTGGATGAAGATGCATATGATTCTCCCTATCAGTTCAACCCCTGGCGCTGGCAA TAA
- the LOC140003710 gene encoding protein FLX-like 3: MAGRNRMPREAFDNRRGYPLEGPVLHGPLPRPIPPHPALLEEELEMQHADIRRLLDENRRLVEDRVALQQDLGAANEELRRMNLILADIRAEQEVQSRELIERGLKLEADLRATEPLKIEAGQLRAEVQRLNTIRQDMSGQVQALTKDLTRLQADNQQIPRLRAELDGLHQELMRSRAAIDYEKKVNIELVEQRQAMEKNLVSMAREVEKLRADLANSDGRGWSAGGPYGMKFSSPEGGFPEPYGDGYGAHMGAANKGPFYGSSSASWAGVEKPRINRR; this comes from the exons ATGGCTGGAAGAAACCGGATGCCTCGCGAAGCATTTGATAACCGACGTGGATATCCTCTAGAAGGACCTGTTCTACATGGTCCTTTACCACGGCCTATACCTCCTCATCCTGCTTTACTGGAGGAGGAGCTTGAAATGCAGCATGCCGATATTCGCAGGCTTTTAGATGAAAATCGAAGACTGGTTGAAGATAGAGTTGCTTTGCAGCAGGATCTGGGTGCTGCAAATGAAGAACTTCGTCGTATGAATCTTATCTTAGCTGATATTCGTGCTGAACAGGAAGTCCAGTCGAGGGAACTTATCGAAAGGGGATTGAAGTTGGAAGCTGATCTTCGTGCTACTGAGCCTCTGAAAATCGAGGCTGGACAACTTCGTGCTGAAGTTCAGAGGCTGAACACCATCAGGCAGGATATGTCTGGGCAAGTGCAGGCCCTTACAAAAGACCTTACAAGATTGCAAGCTGATAACCAGCAGATTCCTCGTTTAAGGGCTGAGCTTGACGGACTACATCAGGAACTTATGCGCTCTAG AGCTGCTATTGACTatgaaaagaaagtaaatattGAGCTGGTGGAGCAGAGACAAGCAATGGAGAAGAATTTGGTCAGTATGGCTCGAGAAGTTGAAAAGCTGCGTGCAGATCTTGCCAATTCTGATGGCCGAGGATGGTCTGCAG GTGGACCATATGGGATGAAATTCAGCAGCCCTGAGGGTGGTTTTCCTGAACCTTACGGTGACGGATATGGAGCTCATATG GGTGCTGCCAACAAGGGTCCATTCTATGGCTCAAGTTCGGCTTCATGGGCAGGAGTAGAGAAGCCACGTATCAATCGCCGTTGA
- the LOC113742864 gene encoding thioredoxin-like 2, chloroplastic, with product MANMVDIHSTQEFVDALSQAGDSLVIVDFYGTWCASCRALFPKLCKIAEEHPEVLFLKVNFDENKGLCKSLNIKVLPYFHFYRGADRLVESFSCSLAKIQKLKDAIATHNPTWSGGKYS from the exons ATGGCAAATATGGTTGACATTCATTCAACACAAGAATTTGTTGATGCTTTAAGTCAAGCTGGAGATAGCTTAGTGATCGTTGACTTCTATGGCACGTGGTGTGCCTCTTGTCGAGCATTATTCCCCAAA CTCTGcaaaatagctgaagaacatccAGAGGTTCTCTTTCTCAAGGTAAACTTTGATGAGAACAAGGGTTTGTGCAAAAGTTTGAATATAAAGGTCCTTCCATATTTCCACTTCTATCGAGGAGCTGATCGCCTGGTTGAATCGTTTTCTTGTTCTCTGGCTAAG attcaaaaattaaaagatgcaATTGCTACCCACAACCCAACCTGGTCAGGAGGGAAGTATTCCTAA